A genomic segment from Aegilops tauschii subsp. strangulata cultivar AL8/78 chromosome 1, Aet v6.0, whole genome shotgun sequence encodes:
- the LOC109781034 gene encoding uncharacterized protein: protein MPLLLRRLVGAVAVAAPLRRSLCTAAPRPPWAMVNSQAALDASGAPSQSARALVDLNTTPCVSHLSVPARLVTPHGDDMGSLVGIVRGASSDGLLLLDFIDARHRPLWPHEFAAARGGVEPEGKLFVCNPLSGQLVRLPAPGMDVPKMGSTSFGLLTQSQGSHGPPDRYVVGQLSKSSRGGGVWRRVVRRFLSETGEWDERPLVGVAELDPGRSMMINHEVLAFGDRLW from the coding sequence ATGCCCCTCCTGCTCCGACGCCTCGTCGGCGCCGTCGCCGTCGCGGCCCCCCTCCGCCGCTCCCTCTGCACGGCGGCCCCGCGCCCTCCCTGGGCCATGGTGAACAGCCAGGCGGCGCTGGACGCGTCAGGGGCGCCGTCGCAGAGCGCGCGCGCGCTCGTCGACCTCAACACCACCCCGTGCGTCTCCCACCTCTCCGTCCCCGCTCGCCTCGTCACCCCCCACGGCGACGACATGGGTTCCCTCGTGGGCATCGTCCGCGGCGCGAGCAgcgacggcctcctcctcctcgacttCATCGACGCCCGCCACCGCCCCTTGTGGCCACACGAATTCGCCGCGGCCCGCGGCGGCGTGGAACCGGAGGGCAAGCTCTTCGTCTGCAACCCTCTCAGCGGCCAGCTGGTCCGCCTCCCGGCCCCGGGCATGGATGTCCCCAAAATGGGAAGTACCTCTTTCGGCCTGCTCACCCAATCTCAAGGCTCACACGGCCCGCCGGATAGGTACGTGGTCGGTCAGCTCAGTAAAAGCAGTCGCgggggaggggtgtggcgcagGGTCGTTCGCCGGTTTCTGTCCGAGACAGGGGAGTGGGACGAGCGGCCGCTGGTCGGGGTGGCCGAGTTGGATCCTGGGCGGAGCATGATGATCAACCATGAGGTACTGGCGTTCGGCGACCGGCTGTGGTAG